The sequence below is a genomic window from Sphaerodactylus townsendi isolate TG3544 unplaced genomic scaffold, MPM_Stown_v2.3 scaffold_1057, whole genome shotgun sequence.
gaaccgggtttgattcccagctctgccacctgagctgtggaggtttatctggggaattcagattagcctgtgcactcccacacacgccagctgggtgaccttgggctagtcacagcttctcagagctctctcagccccaccatctcacagggtgtttgttgtgaggggggaagggcaaggagattgtcagcccttttgagtctcctgcaggagagaaaggggggatataaatccaaactctttttcttcttctggaagtgatgtcatcaagtcATTGACGATTGTGGGGACATTCTGGTATTTGGGTAAACTCTACAGggaaaatggcttttttttggttttctatTTCAGCTTTAAATTAATCTAAGCAATATATGCTGATCTAAATTCTGAAATTCCAAAGCGAACGAAGTTTCTAATATTTTCTATAAACCCACTCAATGCATTCGTCTTCAAATGGCATATTGCCACTTTTTTCCTCAAATAGAACTGAATAATAGATTATTGAATTTTAGACAGTATTGTAattgtggaacgctgtaattttatgttttaatgatgttctgGCTCAATGAGCCTATATTATCcatttattgctattgttgtttatgtagcactattttgttgttcaccgcccagagccctcaggggatggggtggtatataaatatgataataaataaataaataaataaatatccataaCTATCACATCAATAATTAGACAAAGCTGTAACTGAGTAAATATAGTTTAATAAACCTTTACTCACATTTCAATTTATCCATCTATCAAATTaaccttcggggatcgggcggtatacaaattaaataaataataaaataaataataataatgatcttCTAGAAGAGCCAAATGTATGTAAATTGCTAAACTCCAAGTAACTTTCTATCTAATCATTTAACTAGCTAACTAGCAGACTTACTTTTACCTCCAACATCTTCTTGCAGGTCATTTTAATACTTATTTTCAGTGGAATGAAATGTTTGAACAGAGAAAAATCACACTAGAACGTCTAGCAGCAACTTATTGGCGCTTTCACGAAATCCCTTCCTTTTATCTTTGACAAAGTTACAGCTGTTAAGCGGCAGGTGAACGGCCCCACTGGTTTTAAAATTGTACccagaaataaaaatggcaaGGATTTACCTTTTCCCGAACTGATTCACCAGGGATGAGCTGGGGTTCGATAGTAATGAACAGTGATATATAGGAGCCTTCTGTCAGATTTCGAATGGAATCATAGCCTCTTTCGATTCCTAGATTTTTCCCCCTGATGTACCCAAGAAGAACTGGGGGAATATCTATCTTAAACGTACCATCAATCtacaaggaaaaaaacagaattgtAGTTTTTCAGTTTGCTGTTAAAGTGTTCTCAgccaacaggttgtggtgggttttccgggttgtgtgtctgtggtctggtagatcttgttcctaacgtttcgcctgcatctgtggctggcatcttcagaggtctatcagtggtggaatccaaaaattttagtaacaggttcccaaggtgatgggattcaaactgtggtgtagcgccaatggggctgggctgggcatgatgggggtgtggccgggcattccaggggcggggcattgctgggcatgGGTTGTATAAGGACGCGAGCCACCgggcgctggtccttgggcgggaaacgaatgcacgcaggcgcaggctgccacgcacgccggtgcacctcctgctagactgcttcaagttctgcgcactactgctgagagaaggggcgtaactaaggcaaaaatcatgtggcaaaatcaccaattagtaaccccctctcggcacacacaaataattagtaacctactctcgggaacctgtgagaacctgctggatcccacctctgggtctatcacagaaagaagtctattacacactgtgtccagatgccagccacagatgcaggtgaaacattaggaacaagatctaccagaccacggcaacgcagccccggaaaacccaccacaaccagttgaatccggccatgaaagccttcgacaatacattctcagCCAAGTCCGGTTTCTTCTCTTATTTGCTCAACAATCTAAAAGAATGCTTTGTTTTGAAATCTCCAAGCACAACTCTGGGCCCCGGAAATGAAAGGGTTCCGTTGATGACTCCAAAGTACTTACTCTTCCTTGAAAATATATAGTTGTGAAAGGGATCCGCACCGATCCCAGCCAGTGCTTCTCAACACGAGTGTGAACGCCTCCGCTTTCCCTTTCACGATCATCCTAGGAAAATGTCACAATAATTCCGGCAATTATTTTCAAGCAGACTGTGCCCAGTCTCCATCATTCTTACTGCTTCTGCAATAGCACCTCTGCATTTTTACTATCAACCTCAAATGAATTAAAGGAATTTTCTTCTCGTAGAGAACTCGTAATTATGAGAGGTGAGGCAAACTGATGCTCTGGAGAATGCTTCAGCTAAATACCATGAAAAGGAAGAAGGTTCTGGCTTCTctatggcggtttctgcacgggctgaaagcaacggctaaaacaccgttttggcggggaccctttgcacaggcgccgctgccaaatctaTGCAGCCGCActctgtgcccgcccaaacggtgtattcaaaacttgcttggggagcgagttttcatgcaaacgccggcttccatccgctgccatgtgaacggcagcgggtggaagccggcattttcccttcccctccccggccccaaatgccttgttaccttctgcttATGCAGCCAGCTGTCGCTTCTATGCGATGCGGCTTCTTCTGAGGAGGGGAAGTGGatcacgccccctggtctccagtgcttcagccgtcgctgtggccatggggggcaTTGTCCCCTTCCACTCCTCAAGAGCGACATCGATAGATTAATGCGGCTTGACTGctagcagaaggtaacgaggcatttggggccggggaggggaatacgcggctgtgtggagcttgctcccacagctgcgcgtcccatggggccgtttgtgcgaacggccccacagcctgcatcggcatgattaatgccgatgcagggtctctcccatggctgtgcggaaactgCCTTTGAAAACGTAAAGAGTATggactgatttttattttaattgactTCTTTCGttgcccacctttctccccagtgggggacACAAAGTCTTCCACTGTTCTTTTTTTTCGTGTTATCCTTTTGACAACCCTGTAAAGAAGGCGGTTATCGTGTTCTGACTGGGCCaaagtcccccagcaagcttctatggcagagtggggattggaacctggatcTCCAATACAACACATGAACAGAACTGTTCCTTTACCATGTGGTTGCTCCCAGTTCCCTCCAGTATAAAATATCTTCCCACGCACAGGCAAGGGTGAACACTGCATCTTCTCTGCCTTGGATTGTTTTTGACAGATCAGGGCCAGAGAAGGCTGACACTTCAAGGTAATTGTCAGGAAGATtttatctaggtgattgagatgcattcccacctcattgtaactgcttaaatgctacaaatcaaatgctgctaaaagatatatgtaaccagcctgctatatgtcacCACTGCcctctggggcattctttccttgatctttcctttatggtttcacacgctttgtagataactaggctttcctctGACATCCTGATCCCATAAGAAATGGAGTCGTATCCATTATCTAATGGGGGCAGAAAGCTTgatggctttctcttactatctggcAGCGCCCTTGGGGCACTTCAGCTCcggagactgtttttcacaaattcttgggaattcAGGAGGGAGGACTTGCAGGGGATAAAGGGGGTTGCAAAAGCcgggtttgtcagaactggctttgccaagcttgggtgTCCTGATGCTTTTCGATAAACGCTACTGATCGATtgtacagagtccgtttattggcttaagatccAAGACCTAACATTATACTAGAGCAGAAATACATCATTTCTATTCCTGTAACTGCAGAGGTTACGTTCTATGATTGTGCTGGAATTACTCTTGCATGCTAGGACAGTCCCTTCTGTTCCATGTTCTATGAGTGGTGAAGATGACAGCTGTAGCtgctttattatatttctggaagtattgtatgatgtttttatctgtggttttatgttgtacactgcccagagcccttcggggatggggcggtatattaaataaataaataaattttttttaaaaataaaaacactggaAGCCACAGAGTAAGAGGTGGAACAGTGGTTTTCAAGCACAAACCGTGGAGAGTGTTTATTACGCAAAGATACATGCAAAGAACCTGAATACATAAGCTATGAATAATCAGCTGCTTTGGAGCCCCTCCATTCCTCCTCCCAGCCTCAGGACTTGTCAGATGACCCCTTCTGGCTGCAACACATAGACATTAATCAAGACTACATGCAAGCCAGTGACACTCAGGAGAGGTGACGGGGTCTCAAACTTGTATAACTGGTGTTTGACCAGCAACCGTGGGCTCCATTTGGGCAAAAAAAATGTCCAGCTTTTTGGGCTTTGCCCCTCTGGATGTACACAGCATGATCACTTCAATGTACAAATCCAGCCAGGATCTTCAGATGGTTTTGCTAACCTCTAAGATGTCGTACAGCACTTCATCAAACACGTTAACGAACACATCGTCCTTCACCGATTGCAAGCTGGAAGAGCTGTAGTCTCCATTGGGGGCTCtgtggcaatttaaaaaaaaatgggcaagGATTTCTCAAACATCCACTTACACATATATTAATGCAAGTCATACTCATACTCATGTCTCtgaagctccttcccttccctctttctttcttcataGAAGctaaataagagtttggatttatacggcactccttacaatctcatttccctcccccacctcacaacaaacaccctgtgaggtgggtggggctgagagagctcagaagaactgtgactagcccaaggacacccagctggtgtgtgtgggagtgcacaggctaatctgaattccccagataagccttatTGCCTCCAAAGTGCAGAGTTGTAATCAAACCCGAAGTTTCTCCAGTATTTAGgcagtgcacttgctcttaaccactacgccactgctgctcatagaaGACAATGCCTCCTGTGGAGGAAGAGCTGGCAGAGCTGCCACCAGGAAGACTGTTAAGATTAGGGAAGGCAGCAAAATgaactccccactgccccacACAAGGGGGCTTGCAGTGGCTGACGCAGTGAGTGGGATGTGCCCCCACTACCACTGTGACTTGGGCAGCCCCCCATGCCTCTCTAGCTCTTTTCTGTATCCATGGGAGCCATCAGTTGCCACAGAGGAAAACAACAGGATCATCAGTGAGATGAGGACAAATGTAGGTTCCCAGCACCCATGCCAGGGCTAGTGAGTTActttcttgcttctttctttccccacaccaaCTGCTACCAGTAGATTTATGACctccaattagaagaagaagaagagtttggatttatatcccccctttctctcctgcaggagggacaTTCTGTGCgtctgataatctccttgcccctcacacatacacataaacaccctgtgaggtgggtggggctgagagagctccgagaagctgtgactggcccaaggtcacccagctggcgtgtgtgggagtgcacaggctaatctgaattccccagataagcctccacaacacaagcagcagagctgggaatcaaacccggttcctccagatcagagtgcacctgctcttagccactgctcttagccactacgccactgctgctcccttatccTCCACTTCCgtccacagtggggacccaaagtcattacaacattctcctttcctttgttttatccTAGTTCTCATCTTGTGAGGCAAGTTAGGCTGTGAGGCACTGGCCTACGGTTGctcagagagcttccatggcagaagggggatttgaacatgagtcTTCTATATCTTGGTCTGCCCTTTTAGCCATATAGACTAGGgccagaattcccatcagccccacgtAGGCCAGAAGCCCCTGTAGCAGTGAATTCCTTATTAATTGTGCGTCGTAGAAACGGTGCTAGAACCAAAGGCTGTCTCTGTACACTTTCTCTTTTCCATGTTGAATTTTCTAAACCTCTACCCCATCCCTCCTTGATTTTTATTCCCTGGACTGCAAGCCAGCCCCTCATTGAGTTGTGCGCAACACGCAACATGAACACCATCTTAAAGACACAAGCGCACCGAAATGGAAGTTCCAGCTCTTCATTCCAGCTGGGGTTGGGCCCTTCCGCCGTTGTTGTTCGGCAAACTGTTCGTTGAAATGAAACTTCTACAAAAGGTCGTACTAAAACCTAC
It includes:
- the LOC125424806 gene encoding coiled-coil and C2 domain-containing protein 2A-like; protein product: KLQQPSRSSRTFNEMFAASSNLQNPTHPTDWAFNQVLVRPFVEVSFQRTVCRTTTAEGPNPSWNEELELPFRAPNGDYSSSSLQSVKDDVFVNVFDEVLYDILEDDRERESGGVHTRVEKHWLGSVRIPFTTIYFQGRIDGTFKIDIPPVLLGYIRGKNLGIERGYDSIRNLTEGSYISLFITIEPQLIPGESVREKMNEMLKKVHGALSHVLSFPPSLFLNRKVITLSVHRLFKCTMLNVTLDCCYFKDKH